Proteins found in one Corynebacterium zhongnanshanii genomic segment:
- a CDS encoding aminotransferase class I/II-fold pyridoxal phosphate-dependent enzyme — protein sequence MDHSEQSPTKSLSQDVPASIRQRNTAWAEQGLERSTWEFSSPQEPIATIDGREFLLFSSSNYLGLSAHPQVKAAAHNAIDQRGTGSGGSRLTTGTLDIHHAVERSLAEWLGYESAVYFATGYQANVGLLTALADSTATIFSDERNHASIIDGCRLSRARTVIYPHCGVGELDEALATHRVRTQSSSDHPAGPMFVVTDGLFSMDGTVAPTAELVEVAHRHGAWLIVDEAHSLGTLGPTGRGLGEETGARPDIVVGTASKALGSEGGFVCCDTQTARLLRNQSRPYVYSTSNAAGVMAATGAALEQLQNTPALVERLQDNVEYLTQRASEYLHPGPHPHSPIIPLHVGDEAHAMEISHGLRERGIHVPAIRYPTVARGSAMLRVTVMATHTREQIDTLVDTLHDVWTR from the coding sequence ATGGATCACTCCGAGCAGAGTCCCACGAAGAGTCTCAGTCAGGACGTTCCAGCCTCTATCCGCCAACGCAACACAGCGTGGGCAGAGCAAGGGCTGGAACGCTCTACCTGGGAGTTTTCTTCCCCTCAGGAGCCGATCGCAACCATCGATGGCCGTGAGTTTTTGCTATTCTCCTCCAGTAATTACCTGGGCCTGTCCGCCCATCCCCAGGTGAAAGCCGCGGCACACAACGCCATCGATCAGAGGGGAACCGGATCCGGTGGCTCACGCCTGACCACAGGAACGCTGGACATTCACCACGCCGTGGAGCGCTCCCTAGCCGAATGGCTGGGCTATGAATCAGCCGTGTACTTCGCCACCGGCTACCAAGCAAACGTGGGGCTCCTGACAGCGCTCGCGGATTCCACCGCCACCATCTTTTCCGACGAACGCAACCACGCCAGCATCATCGACGGGTGCAGGTTGTCTCGGGCGCGCACTGTCATTTACCCGCACTGTGGCGTCGGAGAATTAGATGAGGCACTAGCGACGCATCGAGTACGCACACAGTCCTCGAGTGACCACCCTGCGGGGCCCATGTTCGTGGTGACGGACGGATTATTTTCCATGGATGGGACGGTTGCACCCACCGCTGAGCTCGTGGAGGTTGCGCACCGCCACGGGGCATGGCTGATTGTCGACGAGGCGCACAGCCTGGGAACCTTAGGCCCCACGGGGCGGGGACTCGGCGAGGAGACCGGTGCCCGCCCCGATATCGTGGTCGGCACCGCTAGCAAAGCCCTGGGTAGTGAGGGTGGGTTCGTGTGTTGCGATACGCAGACCGCACGGCTGCTGCGGAATCAATCCCGCCCCTATGTGTACTCCACCTCGAACGCGGCCGGGGTGATGGCTGCAACGGGGGCGGCCCTGGAGCAACTGCAGAACACGCCTGCGCTGGTGGAGCGCTTGCAGGACAACGTGGAGTATCTGACGCAGCGGGCCTCGGAGTATCTGCATCCGGGGCCTCATCCGCACAGCCCCATCATTCCGCTTCATGTGGGAGATGAGGCGCACGCGATGGAGATCTCGCACGGCTTGCGGGAACGCGGAATCCACGTGCCAGCGATCCGTTATCCCACGGTGGCACGCGGATCCGCGATGTTGAGGGTGACCGTCATGGCCACCCATACTCGGGAGCAGATCGACACATTAGTGGATACGCTCCACGATGTGTGGACTCGCTAG
- the ilvC gene encoding ketol-acid reductoisomerase, with amino-acid sequence MAIDVFYDKDADLSLIQGKKVAVIGYGSQGHAHSQNLRDSGVEVVIGLREGSKSAAKAQEAGFEVKNTADAAEWADVIMLLAPDTSQAQIWNNDIAPNLKDGDAVFFGHGLNIHFKLIEPAENITIGMVAPKGPGHLVRRQFVDGKGVPCLIAVDQDPQGNGRDLALSYASAIGGGRAGIIPTTFEAETVTDLFGEQAVLCGGTEELVKTGFEVLVEAGYEPEMAYFECLHELKLIVDLMFEGGIENMNYSVSDTAEFGGYLSGPRVIDAGAKERMKDILTDIQDGTFTKRLVANVEGGNKELEGLRASYNDHQIEQTGKKLRDLMSWVKVDARAETA; translated from the coding sequence ATGGCAATCGATGTTTTCTACGACAAGGATGCTGACCTGTCCCTGATTCAGGGTAAGAAGGTTGCAGTGATCGGCTACGGCTCCCAGGGTCACGCACACTCCCAGAACCTGCGCGATTCCGGCGTTGAGGTTGTTATTGGTCTGCGCGAGGGTTCCAAGTCCGCAGCGAAGGCTCAGGAGGCCGGCTTCGAGGTCAAGAACACCGCTGACGCCGCTGAGTGGGCAGACGTCATCATGCTGCTGGCTCCAGATACCTCCCAGGCTCAGATCTGGAACAACGACATCGCTCCGAACCTCAAGGACGGCGACGCAGTCTTCTTCGGACACGGCCTGAACATCCACTTCAAGCTGATCGAGCCAGCTGAGAACATCACCATCGGCATGGTAGCTCCAAAGGGTCCAGGCCACCTGGTGCGCCGTCAGTTCGTCGACGGCAAGGGTGTTCCTTGCCTGATCGCCGTGGACCAGGACCCACAGGGCAACGGCCGCGACCTGGCTCTGTCCTACGCATCCGCCATCGGTGGTGGCCGCGCAGGCATCATCCCTACCACCTTCGAGGCTGAGACCGTCACCGACCTGTTCGGTGAGCAGGCTGTGCTCTGTGGTGGTACCGAGGAACTGGTCAAGACCGGTTTCGAGGTTCTGGTTGAGGCTGGCTACGAGCCAGAGATGGCCTACTTCGAGTGCCTGCACGAGCTGAAGCTGATCGTGGACCTGATGTTCGAGGGCGGCATCGAGAACATGAACTACTCCGTGTCCGACACCGCAGAGTTCGGTGGCTACCTGTCCGGCCCACGCGTGATCGACGCCGGTGCTAAGGAGCGTATGAAGGACATCCTGACCGACATCCAGGACGGCACCTTCACCAAGCGCCTGGTGGCCAACGTCGAGGGTGGAAACAAGGAGCTGGAAGGCCTGCGCGCATCCTACAACGATCACCAGATCGAGCAGACCGGTAAGAAGCTGCGCGACCTGATGAGCTGGGTCAAGGTTGACGCTCGCGCAGAGACCGCCTAA